In a genomic window of Melanotaenia boesemani isolate fMelBoe1 chromosome 1, fMelBoe1.pri, whole genome shotgun sequence:
- the LOC121643805 gene encoding RNA-binding protein, mRNA-processing factor 2a isoform X1: protein MILSRCNTSATKLSSDTSSARPHLGTSSLLKFKRHQDFHSSFRRTWGKFHSTRKNLILCAAEAEATVNMSLKADAEPNNNVSIEEEVRTLFVSGLPVDIKPRELYLLFRPFKGYEGSLIKLTSKQPVGFVTFDSRSGAEAAKNALNGIRFDPESPQTLRLEFAKANTKMAKSKLMATPNPTNIHPALGAHFIARDPYDLTGAALIPASPDAWTPYPLYTTELTPGLPHAAFTYPAAAAAAAALHAQVRDQPMRWYPTPSETSQPGWKSRQFC from the exons ATGATTCTCTCTCGTTGTAATACTTCTGCTACGAAACTATCCTCGGATACCTCGTCCGCACGACCTCACCTCGGCACATCTTCTCTCCTCAAGTTCAAACGCCACCAGGACTTTCACAGCAGCTTCAGACGCACTTGGGGGAAATTTCACTCAACGAGGAAAAACTTGATACTTTGCGCAGCAGAAGCCGAAGCAACCGTCAACATGAGTCTCAAAGCTGACGCGGAGCCGAATAACAACGTTTCTATCGAAGAGGAG GTGCGAACACTGTTCGTCAGTGGCCTACCCGTTGATATCAAACCTCGGGAACTTTACCTGCTCTTTAGACCTTTTAAG GGTTATGAAGGGTCACTGATTAAGTTAACATCAAAACAG CCTGTCGGGTTTGTAACCTTTGACAGTCGCTCTGGAGCTGAAGCTGCAAAAAATGCACTAAAT GGTATCCGTTTTGACCCCGAAAGTCCCCAGACCCTGCGCTTAGAGTTTGCTAAAGCCAACACGAAGATGGCAAAGAGTAAGCTGATGGCCACACCGAACCCCACAAATATCCACCCTGCTCTAGGAGCACACTTCATTGCACGGGACCCAT ATGATCTGACAGGGGCAGCACTGATCCCAGCATCACCAGATGCCTGGACTCCATACCCTCTGTATACCACGGAGCTGACCCCAGGCCTCCCTCACGCAGCCTTCACCTACCCGGCGGCCGCGGCCGCTGCTGCAGCCCTCCACGCCCAGGTGAGGGACCAACCG atGCGCTGGTACCCTACTCCCTCTGAGACTTCCCAGCCTGGATGGAAGTCCCGGCAGTTTTGTTAG
- the LOC121643805 gene encoding RNA-binding protein, mRNA-processing factor 2a isoform X2: MILSRCNTSATKLSSDTSSARPHLGTSSLLKFKRHQDFHSSFRRTWGKFHSTRKNLILCAAEAEATVNMSLKADAEPNNNVSIEEEVRTLFVSGLPVDIKPRELYLLFRPFKGYEGSLIKLTSKQPVGFVTFDSRSGAEAAKNALNGIRFDPESPQTLRLEFAKANTKMAKSKLMATPNPTNIHPALGAHFIARDPYDLTGAALIPASPDAWTPYPLYTTELTPGLPHAAFTYPAAAAAAAALHAQMRWYPTPSETSQPGWKSRQFC; this comes from the exons ATGATTCTCTCTCGTTGTAATACTTCTGCTACGAAACTATCCTCGGATACCTCGTCCGCACGACCTCACCTCGGCACATCTTCTCTCCTCAAGTTCAAACGCCACCAGGACTTTCACAGCAGCTTCAGACGCACTTGGGGGAAATTTCACTCAACGAGGAAAAACTTGATACTTTGCGCAGCAGAAGCCGAAGCAACCGTCAACATGAGTCTCAAAGCTGACGCGGAGCCGAATAACAACGTTTCTATCGAAGAGGAG GTGCGAACACTGTTCGTCAGTGGCCTACCCGTTGATATCAAACCTCGGGAACTTTACCTGCTCTTTAGACCTTTTAAG GGTTATGAAGGGTCACTGATTAAGTTAACATCAAAACAG CCTGTCGGGTTTGTAACCTTTGACAGTCGCTCTGGAGCTGAAGCTGCAAAAAATGCACTAAAT GGTATCCGTTTTGACCCCGAAAGTCCCCAGACCCTGCGCTTAGAGTTTGCTAAAGCCAACACGAAGATGGCAAAGAGTAAGCTGATGGCCACACCGAACCCCACAAATATCCACCCTGCTCTAGGAGCACACTTCATTGCACGGGACCCAT ATGATCTGACAGGGGCAGCACTGATCCCAGCATCACCAGATGCCTGGACTCCATACCCTCTGTATACCACGGAGCTGACCCCAGGCCTCCCTCACGCAGCCTTCACCTACCCGGCGGCCGCGGCCGCTGCTGCAGCCCTCCACGCCCAG atGCGCTGGTACCCTACTCCCTCTGAGACTTCCCAGCCTGGATGGAAGTCCCGGCAGTTTTGTTAG